The following DNA comes from Gambusia affinis linkage group LG21, SWU_Gaff_1.0, whole genome shotgun sequence.
TTCTGCCTTTAGCTTGCCAGTTCAGATACTCACTCATGCAGTGAAAGGTGCATAAAATGATGGAAAACCTTCACAAaccagaagaggaaaaaaaacgtGAGCTGCATATATGTACGCCCAgcctcctttactctgataccacCAAATACAAGAGAGCAGCCGATGTCAAACAAAACACGATAATGCCACTatcacaaatctgaaaatgcCGAAATGGTTGAAATAATGTCACTCGTATCACTTAGATTTATTAGTGtcttaatatttattgaattgCACTGTTGCAGTAATTACCAGTGTTGTTTGTTCAGCTGCACAGACACAAAATTTGTCTcggacagagaaagagagagagagagacacacttCAAAGAAGCATTTCATCCCTAAAACACCAACCTGTTCCTTTTTCATCTTTGCTATGACTCCTTTATGTGACGGCTCACGGATGTCAGAGTTTTCTAAATGTCTCAGAACCTCTGGCTTTGAGCTGATCCAAGTGATGGAGACAAGGTGTTTTATCCCGAGGTCctaaactgcagctctgaggctGCTGCTTCGGTCTCCAACGGAGAAAACATCAGCGCCTGGATGCtctgagaagaaaaaagctGAAGTTCGAGGATAAAGAATTCAAACccgagaagaagaagaaggaggaggaggattgGGTCTGACTGGGTGTAATTGATCAAAGTTGAGCTCTGAGCTTGAAAGGCTTCAGGGCACCTCCGATTAACGCCACAGAAAATAAGGCTAAtggcgcaaaaaaaaaaaaaataaaataaagggaGTAAATAGCAACATATCCCTGGTCACAAAGATGGATTACTTACTAAATCCCAGAGGCTGAGGTTAGTTCTAGCTAAACAAAAGTGAGATTTAAAGGCCAGTTTGACAAGTTTAAGCCTGCATAAACTCACCCTTAttataaattgtgtttttctttgagagGTTTTGCTTTAATCGTCTTTCTTTCTGGCCGTCTCCACAGCGAGTATCACCTCTTCACGCTCTGCACAGAGACGAAGTCCCACAACGTCGACTGCTACTGGCCCAACCCGCTGGTAGAGAGCTACATCATCCACATACACAGGCACCTTTTCTCCAACTGCACCGTAGAGGAGGTGATATGGATGGACCCGCCGGACGACACGCTCACTGTCCTCATCCTCATACCGGTTTTCCTCACCTTGGCCATGATTGCTCTGGTGGTCTGGTGCAGCAAAAGGAGCGATCTCCTGGCATAGGACATGAGAACACAAGacggagaggaaaaactctAACT
Coding sequences within:
- the LOC122824046 gene encoding receptor activity-modifying protein 3-like, with product MATNEFVLLKLLFLAFLVNTWMMSGTSASDTFNLEPTITWQRRLCNESRLRWEVEICGEDFKRDMAHVDPQQWCNLTHFMSEYHLFTLCTETKSHNVDCYWPNPLVESYIIHIHRHLFSNCTVEEVIWMDPPDDTLTVLILIPVFLTLAMIALVVWCSKRSDLLA